The following are encoded together in the Weissella soli genome:
- the yajC gene encoding preprotein translocase subunit YajC encodes MSQILIIVIFIAAMYFMMIRPQQKQAKQRQQMLAQIQKGTKVVTIGGLHGIVDSLDEKIVVLDVEGVYLTFDRSAIRTVVPTETTPVVTPAAAEATEPVVEEVVEDKDVNVK; translated from the coding sequence ATTGTTATTTTCATCGCTGCTATGTACTTCATGATGATTCGGCCCCAACAAAAGCAAGCTAAGCAACGGCAACAAATGTTAGCGCAAATCCAAAAGGGTACCAAGGTGGTTACCATTGGTGGGTTGCATGGTATTGTTGATTCACTTGATGAGAAGATCGTTGTCTTAGACGTCGAAGGTGTTTACTTGACGTTTGATCGCTCTGCTATTCGCACGGTGGTCCCAACTGAAACGACTCCAGTAGTTACTCCTGCAGCTGCTGAAGCCACTGAACCAGTTGTTGAAGAAGTTGTTGAAGACAAAGATGTCAACGTTAAGTAA
- a CDS encoding DegV family protein, producing MTKIAVLVDSSSNLTATEVAELEVFMVNAPIMAGESVYHENESWAELGAFYDLQRTSTVPLTTSQIEPGIWLEKFDEIAAAGYTDVFVVTISSGVSGTFDTVQSLAQTVDTIHVHAWDSKIAAAGAGNQARLAAKMALAGHTVAEISAALTELRASTQVLFVVDDIKHLQRTGRISGGTALIGSLLNIKPLLTFEDGKIIAIGQERMMKRAWMHIKRDFDQAIKTATTPLLVSVIDANNGALADQWAAEIEATYPHEQVRVVRGPIGPYISVHTGEKAMGFIWSADLLAD from the coding sequence ATGACAAAGATTGCAGTGCTGGTGGATAGCTCCAGCAATTTAACGGCTACTGAAGTGGCTGAACTAGAAGTATTCATGGTTAACGCCCCCATTATGGCCGGGGAATCCGTTTACCATGAGAATGAGTCATGGGCCGAGTTGGGCGCCTTCTATGATTTGCAACGCACGAGTACCGTCCCATTGACAACATCGCAAATCGAACCCGGCATTTGGTTGGAAAAGTTCGATGAAATTGCGGCTGCTGGCTACACGGATGTGTTTGTAGTGACCATTTCGAGTGGGGTGTCTGGGACATTTGATACAGTCCAAAGCCTGGCTCAGACCGTTGATACCATTCACGTCCATGCCTGGGATTCAAAGATCGCAGCCGCTGGTGCTGGTAATCAAGCCCGTTTAGCAGCTAAGATGGCCTTGGCTGGACACACGGTCGCTGAAATTAGTGCCGCCTTGACAGAGTTACGTGCTAGTACCCAAGTTTTGTTTGTGGTGGATGATATCAAACATTTACAACGTACAGGCCGAATCTCTGGGGGCACGGCGCTGATTGGGTCTTTGTTAAATATCAAGCCACTTTTGACATTTGAAGACGGCAAAATCATTGCGATCGGTCAGGAACGCATGATGAAACGGGCTTGGATGCACATCAAGCGTGATTTCGACCAAGCCATCAAAACAGCCACGACACCTTTACTTGTCTCGGTGATTGATGCTAATAACGGGGCCTTAGCCGATCAGTGGGCGGCAGAAATTGAAGCGACTTATCCGCATGAGCAAGTGCGCGTCGTACGCGGACCGATTGGACCATACATCAGTGTCCACACTGGTGAAAAGGCCATGGGTTTCATTTGGTCAGCAGATTTGTTGGCTGATTAA